Sequence from the Lysobacter solisilvae genome:
TCACGGAAATGGGCCCGCGTCTGAATGACTTCTTCAACAAGACGTTCCAGTTCACGGTCGGCCTGCGCGGCGACCTGACGGACCACTGGCGTTACGACGCCTACTGGACCCACGGCGAATCCGACCAGCTGCAGACCCGCTCCAACTGGGGTTCGCTGTCGAAGGTCCGTCAGTCGCTGATCGCGATTGCCAACCCGGACGGCACGCTGTCGTGCGTCAACGGCGCCAACGGCTGCGTCCCGCTGAACCTGTTTGGTCCGTCGGGCTCGATCGCCGACGACCAGATCGGCTTCATCAACCAGGGTGCGCTGCTGACCCAGGGCGTCCGCCAGAACGTGTTCTCGGCGTCGGTTTCCGGCGACCTAGGCGACACCTTCAAGAGCCCGTGGGCTGATTACCCGATCGGCCTGGTGTTCGGTGTGGAGCGTCGCTCCGCCTCGGCCTTCAACGCCTCGGACACGGCCAGCCAGCAGGGTGACGTGCTCGGTACCGGCGGCGCCTCGCCGGACCTGGACGGCAAGTTCTCGCTGAAGGAGCTCTACACCGAGTTCCTGCTGCCGATCGTCAGCGGTCGCCCGGGCGCCTACGCGCTGAACCTCGAAGGCGGCTACCGTCGTTCGTCGTTCAACGTCGCCGGCGGCGGTTCGCAGTCCTACGGCACCTGGAAGTACGGCCTGGAATGGGCACCGATCGAAAGCCTGCGCTTCCGTGGCATGTTCCAGCACGCCGTGCGCGCGCCGAACGTCAACGAGCTGTTCTTCCCGCAGACCACGATCCTCGACAACCGCGACGAAGATCCCTGCGCCGATGACTCGCTGGATCAGGCGAACAACACCATCCCCGGCACGCTGGAATACCTGTGCGTCCAGACCGGCGTGCCGGCCTTCCGCATCGGCGGCGACCCGACGACCGAAGACGACGAAGGTCTGCAGCAGCCGTCGGCTGGCCAGATCAACGCCCTGTTCGGCGGCAACCTGAACCTCGACCCCGAAATCGCCGACACCCAGACCATCGGCCTGGTGTGGACCCCGACCTTCGGCGGCAACGAGTTCGCGCTGACCCTGGACTACTGGAACATCGAGATGGAGGACCTGATCTCGTCCTTCACCGCCGATGACGTCATCGACGGCTGCTACACCGCCGCCCTGAACCCGGGCTTCAACCCGGCCAACCCGTTCTGCGCGCTGCAGGGTCGTAACCCGGCCAACGGCACCTGGAATGGTTCGGGCTCGATCGGCGTGTACGAAGTCCTGAGCAACCTGGGCAACCTGGAAACGGATGGCTGGGACCTCGGCGCTCGTTACGGCTTCGAGATCGGCAGCGCGGGTCGCCTCGACCTGGCTCTCGACCTGACGCACACGATGAAGAACGACAACCAGGCCACTCCGATTTCGACGGTCCACGAGTGCGCCGGCCGTTACTCGGCCGCGTGCAACACGCTGACCCCGGAATGGAAGTTCAACCAGCGCACCGTGTGGGGCATTGGCGACTTCGAGTTCGGCCTGACCTGGCGTTATGTCGGTTCGATGGAAGCCGAAGAAGGCACCGGTCCGTGGTTCCCGGCGTACAGCTCCATCGACGCCTACAACTACTTCGACCTGTCGGCTACCTGGAAGGCTCCCTTCAACGCGCGCTTCACCTTCACGGTGAACAACCTCGCCGACAAGGAACCGCCGTTCGTGGGTAACACGATCGGTTCGACCAGCCAGAACAGCGGCAACACGTTCCCGCAGGTGTACGACGCGATCGGTCGCTTCTACACCCTCGGCGTGACGATGAAGTTCTAAGCGTCAGCTTCAACGCAGTACCGGGAGGCGGGCTTCGGCCCGCCTCCTTTTTTTTGGGCGCAGTCCAGGGTGAACGTCGGCGGCGCTCAGGTTCGGCAATCCTGCCGATTGAGCCCTGCTCCCAGGCCAGCTGTCGGCTTCGACGTCCGGGCGACGTCCGGGCCGACATTCGCGGCGGAAACATGCGCCACTCGAGGTCAGCGGCGTCGCTTCGCAGACTGCGTCACGCGAGGGGTGGACACGCGACCGTGCCACTCCGGCAACGCTCGTCATCTCGCCGCGCGTCGTGCGGCCAGGCACAGGGAAATGCACTGCGCCCCGCGGCGGCGCACAACGGCACGCGTGGATGGCGGCAGTGGCGCCATCCAACCCGTCTCAACCTGATGCGCGAACCGCTGCTTCCACTGCCCGCCGAAGGCCGCCGCTTCGGCTACTTCGCGCAGCCCGACAGCGGCATCTGCACCGCCTGCAGGCCGGCTCCATTGGTGCCGGACTCGGCGAACAGCACCAGACCCATGCGCGCCACGTCGGCATCGGCGGGCAGCGGGATCCGGGCATCGCCCGCGATCGGCTTCGCACCCAGTTGCCAGGGCCCGTGCAGCGCCCGCACGACGCGGTCGTGGTGGAGGGTGACGTTCTTGTTCTCGCCCGCGCGCACCGCGGAGGTCAGTCCGTCCTGGTAGAGCGCGAGCCACACGTACGCCGGTGCCGCGATGGCCGATTCGGGCGTCGCCTGAAAATCCACCTGCACGGCTCCGGGTTCGAGTTTCGCCGCCAGGCCCAGCCCGACGGGGGCGTCCTCGGCACGCGCCTGCAGCAACGATTCGACGGCGGCGGGCGAGCGCCATTTCACCATCACCTTTTCGCCGATCATCACCGCCGGGGTGACGAGGGCCTTGCTCTTCGCCCAGCCGATGCGCGCCTTCTGGCGCTGGGAATTCATCGGCAGCCCGAACCGGTCCACCCACCCCAGGTCGTCCCAGTAGTCGACATGGAAGGCCAGCGCGGCCGCCTGTATCCCCCCTGCTTCCTGCGTGAGCTGCGAGAGCCATTTGTCGGCGGGCGGGCAGTCGCTGCAGCCTTCCGAGGTGTACAGCTCCACCAGCGGCAACTGCGCGGTCCCGCTGGCGGCCGAACACGCGTCCGTCGCCGCCGATGCCTGTGGGAGCCAGGCCATCGCCAGGGCTGCGGTCAATGCACGAAGTCGCATGGGCACCTCCTGCCGCGCCGGCCCCGGGTGGGCCGGTCTCGCGCCGTCTCCTATGGTGCGCCGACCCGCCTCAGCGCGATATGCAGCGCTTGCGAAACCCTGCAGGCCGACGGCGAACCGACAAACCGGTGCAAGCCTGTCCGGTACTTCCCGCAAACCGGCCGCGGCGCTGCATGAAAAAAGCGACGGTCCCTGCGGACCGTCGCTTCCATGGAGCCCGAACCGGCCCCAGTCCTCAGCCGAGCGCGGCCGCTATGCGCTGCTGTTCGTCCTTCAGCGCCTGCGGCATGCGCGGGCCGTATTCCTCGAGGTACTGCCCGATGCTGGCGAACTCGGTCTGCCAGCCGGCGTGGTCGAAACCGAACAGCTTGTCCTGCGCTTCCTGGTTCAGCGCGATGCCGTCCAGGTTGAGGTCGGCCGGCCGTGGCAGGTGCCCGATCGGCGTCTCAACGGCCGCCGCCTCGCCCTTCACCCGCCGGATCATCCACTCCAGCACGCGAAGGTTGTCGCCGAAGCCCGGCCACATGAACTTGCCATCGTCGCCCTTGCGGAACCAGTTGACGTGGAAGATCTTCGGCAGCTTCGCGCCGGCCGCGTCGAAAGACAGCCAGTGCGCAAAGTAGTCGGCGAAGTTGTAGCCGCAGAACGGCTTCATGGCCATGGGATCGCGGCGCATCACGCCGACCGCGCCGGTAGCGGCGGCGGTGGTTTCCGAACCCATCGCCGCGCCGACCAGCACGCCGTGCGTCCAGTCGCGGGCCTCGAACACCAGCGGCACCAGCGAGGCACGGCGGCCGCCGAAGACGATGGCGCTGATCGGCACGCCCTGCGCATCCTCGGCGCGTGGCGAGTAAGACGGGCACTGCTTGGCGCTCACGGTGAAGCGGGAATTGGGATGCGCGGCCGGCGTCCCCTTGCTGAAATCGTAGTCATTTCCGCGCCAATCAATGACCGGCTTGCCGCCACCCAAGCCCTCCCACCACGGCTGGTTGTCCGCGGTGACGGCGACGTTGGTGAAGATGGTGTCGTGCGCGACGGTCTTGAGCGCGTTGGGATTGGAATTGATGGACGTGCCCGGCGCCACGCCGAAGAAGCCGGCCTCGGGATTGATGGCATACAGGCGGCCGTCGGCCCCGGGGCGCATCCAGCAGATGTCGTCGCCGACCGTCCACACCTTCCAGCCCTGGGCGCGGTAGCCCTCCGGCGGGATCAGCATGGCCAGGTTGGTCTTGCCGCAGGCCGACGGGAACGCCGCGGCGATGTAATGCGTCTCGCCCTGCGGATTCTCCAGACCCAGGATCAGCATGTGCTCGGCCAGCCAGCCTTCCGAACGTGCCTGGTGCGAGGCGATGCGCAGCGCATGGCACTTCTTGCCCAGCAGCGCGTTGCCGCCGTAGCCCGAACCGAAGGACTTGATCGTCAGTTCTTCCGGGAAATGCATGATGAAGCGGCGGTTCGGATCGAGCTCGCCGATCGAATGCAGGCCACGCACGAAGCTGCCCTCGCGCTCGATGCGCGCCAGCGCCGGGGCGCCCATGCGGGTCATGATGCGCATGTTGGCCACGACGTAGGGCGAGTCGGTGATCTCCACGCCGCAACGCGACAGCGGCGAATCGATCGGCCCCATGCAGTAGGGGATCACGTACATCGTCCGGCCCTTCATGCAGCCGTCGAACAACGCGTCCATCTTGGCGTGGCCTTCGGCCGGCGACATCCAGTGGTTGTTGGGGCCGGCGTCGTCCTGCCTGGGCGTGCAGACGAAGGTCAGGTGCTCGACGCGGGCCACGTCGTCGGGATGGGAGCGGTGCAGCCAGCTGTTGGGGTGGGTCTGCTCGTTGAGCCGGATCAGGGTGCCGTCGCCTTCCATCTTCGCGATCAAAGCCGCGTTCTCGGCGTCGCTGCCGTCGCACCAGTGGATGGTGTCGGGCTTTGTGAGCGCGGCTACTTGCGCGACCCAGTCATTCAGGGCGGCAAGCGTGCTGCGTCCAGTGTCATGCACTGGAGTTTTGGGCGACAGGTTGTTCATCAACGGGCCTTTCTCAAGGATTGGAATGGGGAATCAGGGTCGCGGCCATGTGCTCGACGTAGGCCTCGAACTCCTCGTGCTGCATCCGGGTCTGGTGCAGCTGCAGGTTCAACTGCAGGAAGCCGACGTAGGCCGAGTAGAGGAGCTGGGCGCGATGGCGCGCGTCGGTGCGCGCCAGGCCGGCTTGCCGGAAGGAAGCGGTGAGGTAGTCCAGGCGGCGTTCCGAAACGCGGCCGATCACCGGCTGGACCGCCGGGTGGTCCATGGCCTTGATCAGTTCGGAATAGACGACATGCGACTTGTATTCGTGCGCCACCAGGCTGAAGAGCGCGCGCAGGCGGGCCTTCGGATCGGTGATGGGTTCCAGTTCGCCGAACAGCAGGTCCTGCTCCATCTTCTCCCAACGCTCCAGCGCGGCGACCAGCAGCGCCTCGCGCGAGGGGAAATGCCAGTAGAAGCTGCCCTTGGTCACACCCAGCCGCCGCGCAAGCGGTTCGACCGCGACCGCGGCCACGCCCTGCTCGGCGATCAGGTCGAGCGCGGCGTTGGCCCAGTCGTCGGCGCTGAGCCGACCGGTGCGCTCGGGTTTCCCGCCTTCGGCCCTGGCATCGATCTGCTTCCCATCGGCGGGCCTTTCGGCATTCCGGGTGGCCTCGTCGCGGAGCTCGTCTCGAGCGGGCCCTGCGCGGGTCGGATCAGGCTTGGCGGCGGTGGTCGTCATGCCGGTCAGTTTAACCATACGGTGCCGACTGTGACAGTACGCACACCCTCATTGGGCCCCCGCCGCGGTCCAGGTTGACACGGCGGGAACCACGCAACCATACTCGGCCGTATGTTCAGCGTTTCATGCCATCGTTTGAATTCGCACCGGTGAAGCCCGCCGTTGTGGATCCACCGCTGGCGGCTGCTGGACCACTCGCCCTTTTTCGTCCGTCCGCTTCGCGTCGGAGTTCTGCATGAGCATCGCACTGCCTTTCCTTGCCCTGATCCTGGTGGGCGCCGTGGCGGCATATCACCGCCTGCGCCTGCCGATCTGGGTCGCCGCCACGATCAGCGTCCTGGTGCTGTGCCTGCTGGCCGGCGCCAACGTGACCGCCACGATCGTCGCCACCCTCATCACCGCCCTGATCGCCGTGCCGCTGCTGCTGCCGCAGGTCCGGCTGCCCTTCATCACCCGGCCGCTGCTGGGCTTCTACACGAAGATCCTGCCGCCGCTGTCGGAAACCGAGCGGGTGGCGCTGGAAGCGGGCACGGTCGGTTTCGAGGGCGAGCTGTTCTCCGGCAAGCCGGACTGGGATGTCCTGCTCAGCCAGCCCCGTCCAGCGCTCACGCCCGACGAGCAGGCCTTCATCGATGGCCCGTGCGAGGAACTGTGCCGCATGGTCAACGACTGGGAGATCACCCACGTCCACGCCGACCTGACGCCGGAGATCTGGGACTACATCAAGAAGAACCGCTTCTTCGGCATGATCGTGCCCAAGGAGTACGGCGGCCTGGGCTTCACCGCGCTGGGCAACCACAAGGTCATCCAGAAGCTGGCCACCGTCTCCACGGTGATCAGCTCCACCGTCGGCGTGCCCAACTCGCTGGGTCCGGCCGAACTGCTCATGCACTACGGCACGAAAGAGCAGAAGGACTATTACCTGCCCCGCCTGGCCGACGGCCGTGAAGTGCCCTGCTTCGGCCTGACCGGCCCCTGGGCCGGCTCGGACGCCACGTCGATCCCCGACTACGGCATCGTGACGATGGGCGAATGGAACGGCGCGCGCGTGGTCGGCGTGAAGCTGACCTTCGACAAGCGCTACATCACCCTGGCGCCCGTGGCCACGCTGATCGGCCTGGCCTTCCGCATGTACGACCCGGACGGCCTGCTGGGCGATCGCCGGGACATCGGCATCACCCTGGGCCTGTTGCCGCGGGAAACGCCCGGCGTGGAAGTCGGCCGCCGCCACTTCCCGCTCAACTCGCCGTTCCAGAACGGCCCCGTCCACGGCAGGGAAGTCTTCATTCCGCTCAGCCAGCTGATCGGTGGCGAAGCCTATGCCGGCAAGGGCTGGCAGATGCTCGTCGAATGCCTCTCCATCGGCCGTTCGATCACCCTGCCCTCCACCGCCAGCGGCGGCGCGAAGTTCGGCGCCGTGGTCACCGGCGCCTACGCGCGCATCCGCAAGCAGTTCGGCCTGTCGATCGGCCGCTTCGAGGGCGTGGAGGAAGCGCTCGCCCGGATCGGGGGCAAGGCCTATGCGATCAGCGCGCTGGCCGAAGCGTCGGCGGCGGCCGTCGCCCGCGGCGAACTGCCGGCCGTGCCGTCCACCATCTCCAAGTACCACTGCACCGAGATGGCGCGCGAAGTGGCCACCGACGTGATGGACATCCATGGCGGCAAGGGCATCATCCTGGGCCCGAAGAACTACGCGGGCCGCAACTGGCAGGCGCTGCCGATCATGATCACGGTGGAAGGCGCGAACATCATGACGCGCTCGCTGATGATCTTCGGCCAGGGCGCGATCCTCTGCCACCCGTGGGTGCTCAAGGAAATGAAGGCCGCCGGCCTGGCCGATCCGGACGAGCGCCTGCGCGAATTCGACACCAACCTCTTCGGCCACATCGGCTTCGCCCTGTCCAACGCCGTGCGCAGCTGGTGGTACGGCTTCACCGGCGCCCGCCTGGGCAAGGCGCCGGGCGACGCCTACACCCGCCGCTACTACCGCAAGCTCAACCGGTATTCCGCCGCACTGGCGGTGATGGCCGACACCTCGATGCTGCTGCTGGGCGGCAAGCTCAAGTTCAAGGAATCGCTGTCCGGCCGCCTGGGCGACGTACTCAGCCAGCTCTACATCGCCAGCGCCATGCTCAAGCGTTACGAGGACCAGGGCCGTCCCGCGGCCGACCAGCCGCTGCTGGCCTGGGCGATCCACGACGCGGTGAACAAGATCGAGACGGCGCTCTCCGCTGCCCTGCGCAACTTCCCGATCCGTCCGGTCGGCTACCTGCTGTGGATGCTGATCTTCCCGTGGGGCCGCCGCGCGCAAGCGCCCAGCGACCGCCTGGGACACAAGGTCGCCTCCCTGCTGATGTCGCCCAACGAGGCGCGCGACCGCCTCGCGCACGGCACCTTCATCACGCCCTGCGAGAACAATCCGGCCGGCCGCATCAACAGCTACCTGCCGAAGGTGATCCTCGCCGAGCCGGTGGAGCGCAAGTTCCTCAAGGCGCTGAAGAACAGCGACATCGAAGCACTGGACTTTACCGCCCAGCTGGACGAGGGCGTGCGCGAGGGGTGGATCACCCAGGACGAACGCCGCCAGCTGGAAGAGCTGCGCGAGATGACGATCGACGCAATCAGCGTCGACGATTTCGACACCGAGGAACTGCGTTCGGCCGGCTACCGGCGCGAAGGCCTGCACGCGCGCGCGGCGGCTTGACGCTCGCGATCGCAGCGACGGACGGCGGGCGCGTCCCGCCGTCCCTGCCTTCCGCCCGATCCCAGGAAACCGGCGATGACTCCACCCGTCCTCTCGATGTACCGCAAGCTCGTGCGCTGGCCGGCTGGCCGCTGGCTCTTCGCGCGCGCCGTGTGCTTCCGCGTGCCCTACTTCGGCACGATCGGCCCGCGTTTCCTCACGCTCGAACCGGGTCGCTGCGAAGCGACGATCGCCGACCGTCGCCGCGTGCACAACCACCTGGGGACGGTGCACGCGATCGCCCTGTGCAACCTGGCCGAACTCTGCGCGGGCATGCTCAGCGAAGTGTCGTTGCCGCCGACGATGCGCTGGATCCCCAAGGGCATGAGCGTGCAATACCTGAAGAAGGCGCGCGGCACCATGCATGCCGTGGCCACGCCGGACATTCCGATCGTCCATGCCGCGCAGGGCTACGACCTGCCGATCACCGTGCCGGTCACGGACCCGCAGGGCCAGGAAGTCTTCCGGGCGCACATCGTCATGTGGCTGACGCCCAGAAGCGGCGAATGATCAGGCCCGTTGCGGTCTGAAGCCCAGACTGGGCTTTGAAAGCCAAACGCTGGGCTTTGAAAGCCAAATGCTGGGCTTTGAAAGCCAAACGCTGGGCTTTGAAAGCCAAACGCTGGGCTTTGAAAGCCAAACACTGGGCTTTGAAAGCCAAACGCTGGGCTCTGAAAGCCAAACGCTGGGCTTTGAAAGCCAAACGCTGGGCTCTGGAAGCCAAACGCTGGGCTCTGGAAGCCAATCGCTGGGCTACGAAAGCCCGATGCTGGGCTCTGGAAGCCAAACCTTTGGCTCCGAAAGCCAAACTGTTGGCTTCCAAAGCCAGTCGTTGGACTCGAAAAGCCGAAAGCGGGGCCTTGAAGGCCCAATGCCGGGCTCCCGCGACCTGCCGCCGCCATCCCGTCCCGGCCAGCAGGCACAACCTGCTGGCGTTCGATGACGCGCGCACCCGTGGTCCGCCAGCGCGTCCCTCACCCCACAAACGGGGAAGGAGCTGATCGCCGCAAACGGGGGATGGACTTGCTCAACTCGAAGTCGCCTTGCCCACCCCTCCTCCACTCACCCCATCACCACGGCCACAATCGCCAGCAGTGCCGGCAGCGCCTGCACGAAGAAGATCCGCCGGTTGACGCTCCACGCGCCGTAAACGCCGGCCACCACGACGCAGGCCAGGAAGAACAGCGTGTACTCGCGTGAGCCCGTGGCCGCGGCGTACACCAGCCCGGCGGCGAGGAAGCCGTTGTAGAGCCCCTGGTTGGCGGCCAGGACGCGCGACTGCTCGGCCTTCTCCGGCGTCTGCCGGAAAACCTTCAGCCCCGGTGGGCGTGTCCACAGGAACATCTCGAGCACGAGGAAATAGACGTGCAGCAGGGCCACCAGGCCCACGAGGACGAGCGCGACAAGGGACATGCGACCTCCAGTTCGGATCAGGGATGCATTGGCGCCGGCGTCGCACCGCGCAACGTCAGGCGGGAAACTTCGGGCGG
This genomic interval carries:
- a CDS encoding TonB-dependent receptor plug domain-containing protein, encoding MQLKRTKLRDAITFAIVVGATGFAGSALAQDAQPAAQPADQPTELDAIQVTGSRISIPGLTTNSPVMTVERAEIDRAQPVSAEDFLKQQPSAVPAMGPGMNNGNAGAATLNLRGLGANRTLVLLDGRRLVPFDLNGVVDTNIIPVALLQSVDIVTGGASAVYGADAIAGVANFVLRRDFEGLEIASQYGMSHENDGDRWRTDVTMGANFDDGRGNVALSVGRSHTDDVRQGSRPWGLVSRSSASGNAQGSGTATPTNIFGEFDVGGTVDQTTGLITGPNATYNFNPLNFYQVGGDRYQATALGRYEITEKAEAYAQLLYTKSDVFTQLASSGTFLDTFAVNIGNPYINDAMRAQLCADRAALNASEIAAGVDPADATPLIADCSLNSLETVNLTLGRRFTEMGPRLNDFFNKTFQFTVGLRGDLTDHWRYDAYWTHGESDQLQTRSNWGSLSKVRQSLIAIANPDGTLSCVNGANGCVPLNLFGPSGSIADDQIGFINQGALLTQGVRQNVFSASVSGDLGDTFKSPWADYPIGLVFGVERRSASAFNASDTASQQGDVLGTGGASPDLDGKFSLKELYTEFLLPIVSGRPGAYALNLEGGYRRSSFNVAGGGSQSYGTWKYGLEWAPIESLRFRGMFQHAVRAPNVNELFFPQTTILDNRDEDPCADDSLDQANNTIPGTLEYLCVQTGVPAFRIGGDPTTEDDEGLQQPSAGQINALFGGNLNLDPEIADTQTIGLVWTPTFGGNEFALTLDYWNIEMEDLISSFTADDVIDGCYTAALNPGFNPANPFCALQGRNPANGTWNGSGSIGVYEVLSNLGNLETDGWDLGARYGFEIGSAGRLDLALDLTHTMKNDNQATPISTVHECAGRYSAACNTLTPEWKFNQRTVWGIGDFEFGLTWRYVGSMEAEEGTGPWFPAYSSIDAYNYFDLSATWKAPFNARFTFTVNNLADKEPPFVGNTIGSTSQNSGNTFPQVYDAIGRFYTLGVTMKF
- a CDS encoding DUF1223 domain-containing protein gives rise to the protein MRLRALTAALAMAWLPQASAATDACSAASGTAQLPLVELYTSEGCSDCPPADKWLSQLTQEAGGIQAAALAFHVDYWDDLGWVDRFGLPMNSQRQKARIGWAKSKALVTPAVMIGEKVMVKWRSPAAVESLLQARAEDAPVGLGLAAKLEPGAVQVDFQATPESAIAAPAYVWLALYQDGLTSAVRAGENKNVTLHHDRVVRALHGPWQLGAKPIAGDARIPLPADADVARMGLVLFAESGTNGAGLQAVQMPLSGCAK
- a CDS encoding phosphoenolpyruvate carboxykinase (GTP), which translates into the protein MNNLSPKTPVHDTGRSTLAALNDWVAQVAALTKPDTIHWCDGSDAENAALIAKMEGDGTLIRLNEQTHPNSWLHRSHPDDVARVEHLTFVCTPRQDDAGPNNHWMSPAEGHAKMDALFDGCMKGRTMYVIPYCMGPIDSPLSRCGVEITDSPYVVANMRIMTRMGAPALARIEREGSFVRGLHSIGELDPNRRFIMHFPEELTIKSFGSGYGGNALLGKKCHALRIASHQARSEGWLAEHMLILGLENPQGETHYIAAAFPSACGKTNLAMLIPPEGYRAQGWKVWTVGDDICWMRPGADGRLYAINPEAGFFGVAPGTSINSNPNALKTVAHDTIFTNVAVTADNQPWWEGLGGGKPVIDWRGNDYDFSKGTPAAHPNSRFTVSAKQCPSYSPRAEDAQGVPISAIVFGGRRASLVPLVFEARDWTHGVLVGAAMGSETTAAATGAVGVMRRDPMAMKPFCGYNFADYFAHWLSFDAAGAKLPKIFHVNWFRKGDDGKFMWPGFGDNLRVLEWMIRRVKGEAAAVETPIGHLPRPADLNLDGIALNQEAQDKLFGFDHAGWQTEFASIGQYLEEYGPRMPQALKDEQQRIAAALG
- a CDS encoding TetR/AcrR family transcriptional regulator, whose amino-acid sequence is MTTTAAKPDPTRAGPARDELRDEATRNAERPADGKQIDARAEGGKPERTGRLSADDWANAALDLIAEQGVAAVAVEPLARRLGVTKGSFYWHFPSREALLVAALERWEKMEQDLLFGELEPITDPKARLRALFSLVAHEYKSHVVYSELIKAMDHPAVQPVIGRVSERRLDYLTASFRQAGLARTDARHRAQLLYSAYVGFLQLNLQLHQTRMQHEEFEAYVEHMAATLIPHSNP
- a CDS encoding acyl-CoA dehydrogenase is translated as MSIALPFLALILVGAVAAYHRLRLPIWVAATISVLVLCLLAGANVTATIVATLITALIAVPLLLPQVRLPFITRPLLGFYTKILPPLSETERVALEAGTVGFEGELFSGKPDWDVLLSQPRPALTPDEQAFIDGPCEELCRMVNDWEITHVHADLTPEIWDYIKKNRFFGMIVPKEYGGLGFTALGNHKVIQKLATVSTVISSTVGVPNSLGPAELLMHYGTKEQKDYYLPRLADGREVPCFGLTGPWAGSDATSIPDYGIVTMGEWNGARVVGVKLTFDKRYITLAPVATLIGLAFRMYDPDGLLGDRRDIGITLGLLPRETPGVEVGRRHFPLNSPFQNGPVHGREVFIPLSQLIGGEAYAGKGWQMLVECLSIGRSITLPSTASGGAKFGAVVTGAYARIRKQFGLSIGRFEGVEEALARIGGKAYAISALAEASAAAVARGELPAVPSTISKYHCTEMAREVATDVMDIHGGKGIILGPKNYAGRNWQALPIMITVEGANIMTRSLMIFGQGAILCHPWVLKEMKAAGLADPDERLREFDTNLFGHIGFALSNAVRSWWYGFTGARLGKAPGDAYTRRYYRKLNRYSAALAVMADTSMLLLGGKLKFKESLSGRLGDVLSQLYIASAMLKRYEDQGRPAADQPLLAWAIHDAVNKIETALSAALRNFPIRPVGYLLWMLIFPWGRRAQAPSDRLGHKVASLLMSPNEARDRLAHGTFITPCENNPAGRINSYLPKVILAEPVERKFLKALKNSDIEALDFTAQLDEGVREGWITQDERRQLEELREMTIDAISVDDFDTEELRSAGYRREGLHARAAA
- a CDS encoding hotdog fold domain-containing protein gives rise to the protein MTPPVLSMYRKLVRWPAGRWLFARAVCFRVPYFGTIGPRFLTLEPGRCEATIADRRRVHNHLGTVHAIALCNLAELCAGMLSEVSLPPTMRWIPKGMSVQYLKKARGTMHAVATPDIPIVHAAQGYDLPITVPVTDPQGQEVFRAHIVMWLTPRSGE
- a CDS encoding DUF1304 domain-containing protein codes for the protein MSLVALVLVGLVALLHVYFLVLEMFLWTRPPGLKVFRQTPEKAEQSRVLAANQGLYNGFLAAGLVYAAATGSREYTLFFLACVVVAGVYGAWSVNRRIFFVQALPALLAIVAVVMG